In Acidobacteriota bacterium, the following are encoded in one genomic region:
- a CDS encoding glycosyltransferase family 39 protein produces the protein MNAALPRVAWVPLLGIVAAKVVVHGAFIGDYGFHRDELYYLMCGRALDWGYVDHPPLVPFLARGIEALAGPSLVALRLASVSLGALIVFVAGLIAREMGGRAWAQGLAALTVAASPVFLLTNHLFQTVTPDQVVWVVCSWLVLRILRTGRERLWLLVGLICGIGLLAKYTVALFGLGLVAGLAATPWRRSFRSPWLWAGGAVAVALVLPNLLWQLHHGWPSAEFIVSRGARTAAELTPLTFLAIQLAFIGGISMPVFVAGVARVFGPDAGAARVLGWLWLVVTVLLTAIVAKPYYPAPTYPVVLAAGALWLEARGTTRGWRRLRVAIPLALVLGQVPLVWMVLPLVPRETFARHQDAWPHKEYREMVGWEELAAQVAAVYHALPADERGRAGLMTDSYGEAAALDLFGPAHGLPRATSAHNNYYYWGPPEADVVVVVAWSRDRLAEVFDQVDEVRRVTNALGIVNESAQQRIFVCRRPLRPWTEIWEVLRSFV, from the coding sequence ATGAACGCTGCCCTGCCCCGCGTCGCCTGGGTCCCGCTGCTCGGGATCGTGGCCGCGAAAGTCGTCGTCCATGGCGCGTTCATCGGCGATTACGGGTTCCACCGCGACGAGCTGTACTACCTGATGTGCGGGCGCGCGCTCGACTGGGGGTACGTGGACCACCCGCCGCTCGTACCATTCCTGGCTCGAGGCATCGAGGCGCTCGCGGGCCCGTCGCTCGTCGCGCTGCGCCTGGCCAGCGTCAGCCTTGGCGCGCTCATCGTCTTCGTCGCCGGCCTGATCGCCCGCGAGATGGGCGGACGCGCCTGGGCGCAGGGCCTTGCGGCACTCACCGTGGCCGCGTCGCCGGTCTTCCTGCTCACGAATCACCTGTTCCAGACGGTGACGCCGGATCAGGTCGTCTGGGTCGTGTGTTCGTGGCTGGTGCTTCGCATCCTGCGGACGGGGCGCGAGCGCCTGTGGTTGCTCGTCGGCCTGATCTGCGGGATCGGGCTGCTGGCAAAATACACCGTCGCGCTCTTCGGCCTCGGTCTCGTCGCCGGGCTCGCCGCGACCCCGTGGCGCCGGTCGTTCCGCTCGCCGTGGCTCTGGGCTGGAGGGGCCGTGGCGGTGGCGCTCGTCCTGCCGAACCTTCTCTGGCAACTGCACCACGGATGGCCCTCGGCCGAGTTCATCGTCAGCCGGGGTGCGCGGACCGCGGCCGAACTGACCCCGCTGACGTTCCTGGCCATTCAGCTGGCGTTCATCGGGGGCATCTCGATGCCGGTGTTCGTGGCTGGCGTCGCGCGGGTCTTCGGACCGGACGCGGGCGCCGCACGCGTGCTCGGCTGGCTCTGGCTCGTCGTCACCGTGCTGCTCACGGCGATCGTCGCCAAACCGTACTACCCGGCGCCGACGTATCCCGTGGTGCTCGCCGCCGGGGCCCTCTGGCTGGAGGCCCGCGGAACGACGAGAGGCTGGCGGCGGCTTCGCGTGGCGATCCCGCTCGCGCTCGTCCTCGGCCAGGTGCCGCTCGTCTGGATGGTGCTGCCGCTCGTGCCGCGCGAGACGTTCGCGCGCCACCAGGACGCGTGGCCGCACAAGGAGTATCGGGAGATGGTCGGCTGGGAGGAACTCGCCGCCCAGGTCGCTGCGGTCTATCACGCGCTGCCAGCCGACGAGCGGGGCCGCGCCGGCCTCATGACCGACTCGTACGGTGAAGCCGCCGCGCTCGACCTGTTCGGCCCGGCACACGGCCTACCCAGAGCGACGAGCGCCCACAACAATTACTACTACTGGGGCCCGCCCGAGGCCGACGTCGTTGTCGTCGTCGCGTGGTCGCGCGACCGGCTGGCCGAGGTCTTCGACCAGGTCGACGAGGTGCGACGTGTCACCAACGCACTCGGGATCGTCAACGAGAGCGCGCAACAGCGGATCTTCGTGTGCCGGCGCCCCTTGCGTCCATGGACCGAGATCTGGGAGGTCCTGAGGTCTTTCGTCTGA
- a CDS encoding response regulator, whose translation MARAAETPERALEYLRRAVVTAPTDPGARAALAGLLLREGVGAAKAKARPRAHLLFEELSALTPEDERAWLWRASVATTSAEAISCLTKVLTIVPDHEQARAALERLRGRVNGTARSRTEAEPVAAPKPAEPPAAAAHDPANPQAAPSPPETARSIGPVSPLAIVPGKEESTRSVQPSDGARSAPGPSPPRPANRPAPAVTVRLREVTLASPPESVAETAQEPSPTVKPFGNILNLSQLAPPRAPLAPTPARPVGTAPGADAPGGRAGISPPPAGPRVEAVPRPAAIQPAPTLEAVAPAPRAAPAARSPGAPVVPVAPEADPALGLVLVVDDSPTVVRVVSFELRKHRLEVMAASNGPEALALLKTHVPDLVLLDINMPNMDGYQVCRAIRADDRTRRIPVVMLSGKDGFFDKVRGRMAGAVDYITKPFEPALLVEMIARYFPVRL comes from the coding sequence ATGGCGCGTGCGGCCGAGACGCCGGAGCGGGCGCTCGAGTACCTGCGCCGGGCGGTGGTGACCGCGCCCACAGACCCGGGCGCACGCGCGGCGCTCGCAGGACTTCTGCTGCGAGAGGGTGTGGGCGCGGCCAAGGCAAAGGCGCGGCCACGGGCGCACCTGCTGTTCGAGGAGCTCTCGGCCCTGACTCCAGAGGACGAGCGCGCCTGGCTGTGGCGCGCGTCGGTGGCGACGACGAGCGCCGAGGCCATCTCGTGCCTCACCAAGGTGTTGACCATCGTCCCCGACCACGAGCAGGCTCGGGCCGCTCTCGAGCGCCTGCGCGGGCGGGTGAACGGCACAGCGCGAAGCCGCACGGAGGCCGAGCCGGTGGCGGCGCCCAAGCCGGCCGAACCGCCCGCCGCGGCCGCGCACGACCCGGCCAATCCGCAGGCGGCGCCTTCGCCTCCTGAGACCGCGCGGTCGATCGGGCCCGTGAGCCCGTTGGCCATCGTGCCCGGCAAGGAAGAGAGCACTCGGTCGGTCCAGCCGTCCGACGGTGCACGGTCCGCACCTGGGCCCTCGCCGCCACGGCCTGCGAATCGTCCCGCACCTGCGGTGACCGTACGGCTGCGGGAGGTGACTCTCGCGTCGCCACCCGAGTCAGTCGCCGAGACTGCTCAGGAGCCGTCGCCCACCGTCAAACCGTTCGGCAACATCCTGAACCTGTCGCAGCTGGCGCCGCCGCGCGCGCCTCTGGCGCCCACACCCGCTCGCCCGGTCGGTACGGCTCCTGGCGCCGACGCTCCCGGTGGTCGTGCCGGAATCTCTCCGCCGCCAGCCGGTCCGCGAGTGGAGGCCGTGCCACGGCCGGCCGCCATCCAACCCGCACCCACGCTCGAGGCTGTGGCCCCGGCGCCTCGCGCCGCGCCCGCGGCGCGGTCGCCCGGAGCGCCCGTCGTGCCGGTGGCCCCTGAGGCCGACCCGGCGCTTGGTCTCGTGCTGGTCGTCGACGACAGCCCCACGGTGGTCCGCGTGGTGAGCTTCGAGTTGCGGAAGCACCGGCTGGAGGTGATGGCCGCCAGCAACGGCCCCGAAGCGCTGGCGCTGCTGAAGACGCACGTGCCCGACCTGGTGTTGCTCGACATCAACATGCCGAACATGGACGGCTACCAGGTGTGCCGCGCCATTCGAGCCGATGACCGCACCCGGCGCATTCCCGTCGTCATGTTGTCGGGAAAGGACGGCTTCTTCGACAAGGTTCGCGGCCGCATGGCTGGTGCGGTGGACTACATCACCAAGCCGTTCGAGCCGGCTCTGCTCGTGGAGATGATTGCCAGGTATTTCCCGGTGCGTCTGTGA
- a CDS encoding response regulator, producing the protein MPKETILIVDDSPTELRGMTRLLEQHGYEVVTAVDGDEAVAKATSAKPQLILLDIILPKTNGFQVCRRLKTTPATRGLKVILVSSKAQESDRFWGLRQGADDYVAKPFTPEQLLHAVARQL; encoded by the coding sequence ATGCCGAAAGAGACCATTCTGATCGTGGACGACAGCCCCACCGAGCTGCGCGGCATGACCAGGCTGCTCGAGCAGCACGGGTACGAGGTCGTGACGGCCGTCGATGGCGACGAGGCCGTCGCGAAGGCCACGAGCGCGAAGCCGCAGCTGATCCTGCTCGACATCATCCTGCCGAAGACCAACGGCTTCCAGGTGTGCCGGCGGCTGAAGACCACGCCCGCCACACGCGGCCTCAAGGTGATTCTCGTGAGCAGCAAGGCGCAGGAGAGCGACCGGTTCTGGGGCCTGCGGCAGGGCGCCGACGACTACGTGGCGAAGCCGTTCACGCCGGAACAACTGCTGCACGCGGTGGCACGGCAGCTCTGA
- a CDS encoding chemotaxis protein CheW — translation MTSDDRDPLHEPLDGVDAFLEEDLAALVDGLATTWEAPDGRDALALEPSASPEGALETERPPGDPMVTARYLVCSIAGRRCALPLANVSEVGRVPATVPLPFVPGWIAGVINLRGHIVSLVDLAVLLSGRPSEAPARMVVIGTREGDIFAASLVDAVHGIREVDVTTIAPPDEATAAVFGGYVSGIWHDVDEAGEPDRVGTAARPVPILDVEQLVGSERVQVRELA, via the coding sequence ATGACGAGCGACGACCGCGACCCGCTTCACGAACCGCTCGACGGGGTCGACGCGTTCCTCGAGGAGGATCTCGCCGCGCTCGTCGATGGCCTGGCCACGACGTGGGAAGCGCCCGATGGCCGCGACGCGCTCGCCCTCGAACCGTCGGCGTCGCCGGAGGGGGCTCTCGAGACAGAGCGGCCGCCGGGCGATCCGATGGTGACGGCGCGCTACCTCGTGTGCTCGATCGCGGGCCGGCGGTGCGCGCTGCCCCTGGCGAACGTCTCGGAGGTGGGCCGCGTGCCTGCGACCGTGCCGCTGCCCTTCGTGCCCGGCTGGATTGCGGGAGTCATCAACCTGCGCGGACACATCGTCTCGCTCGTCGACCTCGCAGTGCTTCTCTCGGGACGCCCCTCGGAGGCGCCCGCGCGCATGGTCGTGATCGGAACGAGGGAGGGCGACATCTTCGCGGCGTCGCTCGTCGACGCGGTACACGGCATCCGCGAGGTGGACGTCACGACCATCGCTCCACCCGACGAGGCCACGGCTGCCGTCTTCGGCGGGTACGTGTCGGGGATCTGGCATGACGTCGACGAAGCAGGTGAGCCGGATCGGGTTGGCACCGCCGCACGCCCGGTACCGATTCTCGATGTCGAGCAGCTCGTGGGGTCCGAGCGCGTCCAGGTGAGGGAACTGGCGTGA
- a CDS encoding methyl-accepting chemotaxis protein has product MVPKLRIWHKLALMMVPLAAVAALLGTVVIRNDQAQVRATRLERSGVEFLAATADVLGPLQSHGVLAVRAIAGDLSATAELEAAASAVDAGFLQLVRVEAGFGERTDLASRIDALRIAWEVLRDGARMTTTVDCESQHRSLALALVGLQQQVADRTRLRHETLEEAQRLTVVLSLWAPRTMVNLAALRTRATAVVLQGGAQPEDQLAIGNYFEAIAELQREVDDQLAAAFEANPQVRTALEGVYARAHDAVTTYRGFAEEHLRAARTTLSLADHAPMANRPVDEYLDLNRAGVSTLGHLVAWRARNAEWRRNLAVAGFALSLLLAVALAWWVSADVRRQIASIRQAVSSVESGVLDARADVLTHDELGGLAASINAMFDNTLTLIQSRDQRDRIQASVMKLLEEVSGVAEGDLTREAEVTADVTGTIADSFNYMIGELRAIVRDVQHTSHFVNEAASSIHSNVSRLATSSELQTRQIAETASAVADMASSIQRVSRHAATSAEVAEQARSTARQGTVVVDRTRHGMGVIRDHVQETSKRIKRLGENAQEVGGIVQLIGDIADRTSILALNASIQAAAAGEAGRGFAVVASEVERLAERAADATKRIAALIKTTQTETAGALAAMEDTTREVVSGSALASEAADALDRIESVSTELAEHIVSISSAARTQADGSEVVARAMQSISAIAQQTAPAARSATQAVAELVQRTDNLRESLRRFKVPASSVADAQDAA; this is encoded by the coding sequence ATGGTTCCGAAGCTGAGAATCTGGCACAAGCTGGCGTTGATGATGGTGCCCCTGGCTGCCGTCGCCGCGTTGCTGGGCACGGTGGTCATTCGCAACGACCAGGCCCAGGTGCGCGCGACCCGGCTCGAGCGGAGCGGCGTGGAATTCCTCGCCGCGACGGCGGACGTGCTCGGGCCGCTGCAGTCGCACGGCGTGCTGGCCGTGCGCGCCATTGCGGGTGACCTGAGCGCCACGGCGGAGCTCGAAGCGGCGGCCTCGGCCGTCGACGCGGGTTTTCTCCAGCTGGTGCGCGTTGAGGCCGGCTTCGGCGAGCGCACCGACCTCGCGAGCCGCATCGATGCACTGCGCATCGCCTGGGAGGTGCTTCGCGACGGGGCCCGCATGACCACGACCGTCGACTGCGAATCGCAGCACCGCTCGCTGGCCCTCGCGCTCGTCGGGCTGCAGCAGCAGGTGGCCGATCGCACCCGCCTGCGGCACGAGACGCTCGAGGAGGCGCAGCGGCTGACGGTGGTGCTCTCGCTCTGGGCACCGCGCACCATGGTGAACCTCGCGGCGCTCCGCACGCGCGCAACAGCCGTCGTGCTCCAGGGCGGCGCGCAGCCGGAGGATCAGCTCGCGATCGGCAACTACTTCGAGGCGATCGCCGAGCTGCAGCGCGAGGTGGACGACCAGCTGGCGGCCGCCTTCGAGGCCAATCCGCAGGTGCGGACCGCGCTCGAGGGCGTCTACGCCCGCGCCCACGACGCCGTGACGACGTATCGAGGTTTCGCCGAAGAGCACCTCCGCGCGGCACGGACCACGCTCTCGCTCGCCGACCACGCACCGATGGCCAACCGGCCCGTCGACGAGTACCTCGATCTCAACAGGGCTGGTGTCTCGACGCTCGGGCACCTCGTCGCCTGGCGCGCCAGGAACGCCGAGTGGCGGCGGAACCTTGCCGTCGCCGGTTTCGCTCTCTCACTCCTGCTCGCCGTGGCACTGGCCTGGTGGGTCTCGGCCGACGTCCGTCGGCAGATCGCCAGCATCCGCCAGGCGGTATCGAGCGTGGAGTCCGGCGTGCTCGACGCGCGGGCCGACGTGCTGACGCACGACGAGCTCGGCGGCCTGGCGGCGTCGATCAACGCGATGTTCGACAACACGCTCACGCTCATCCAGTCGCGCGACCAGCGCGATCGCATCCAGGCGTCGGTGATGAAGCTCCTCGAAGAGGTCAGCGGCGTCGCCGAGGGCGACCTCACGCGCGAGGCCGAGGTCACGGCCGATGTGACGGGGACGATTGCCGACTCCTTCAACTACATGATCGGCGAGCTTCGCGCCATCGTCCGCGACGTGCAGCACACGTCGCACTTCGTCAACGAGGCGGCGTCGAGCATTCACTCGAACGTCTCTCGGCTCGCGACGTCGAGCGAGTTGCAGACCCGCCAGATTGCCGAGACGGCGAGCGCCGTCGCCGACATGGCCAGTTCCATCCAGCGCGTGTCGCGGCACGCAGCCACGTCGGCCGAGGTGGCCGAACAGGCGCGTTCGACCGCACGCCAAGGCACCGTCGTCGTGGACCGTACCCGACACGGCATGGGGGTGATCCGCGATCACGTCCAGGAGACGTCGAAGCGCATCAAGCGCCTGGGTGAGAACGCCCAGGAAGTGGGCGGTATCGTGCAGCTGATTGGCGACATCGCCGACCGCACGAGCATCCTCGCGCTGAACGCCTCGATTCAGGCGGCCGCGGCTGGCGAAGCCGGCCGTGGGTTCGCCGTCGTGGCGAGCGAGGTCGAACGACTCGCCGAACGCGCCGCCGATGCCACCAAGCGCATCGCCGCCCTCATCAAGACGACTCAGACGGAAACCGCCGGCGCATTGGCGGCGATGGAGGACACGACGCGCGAGGTGGTCTCCGGGTCGGCGCTGGCTAGCGAGGCGGCCGACGCGCTCGACCGCATCGAGAGCGTCTCGACGGAGCTCGCCGAGCACATCGTGTCGATCTCCAGCGCGGCGCGCACGCAGGCTGACGGGTCGGAAGTGGTGGCGCGCGCCATGCAGTCGATCTCGGCCATCGCGCAGCAGACGGCGCCGGCCGCCCGCTCGGCGACACAGGCGGTGGCCGAGCTGGTCCAGCGCACCGACAATCTGCGCGAATCGCTCCGGCGCTTCAAGGTGCCGGCCTCCTCCGTGGCCGATGCGCAGGACGCGGCATGA
- a CDS encoding hybrid sensor histidine kinase/response regulator, giving the protein MMTPFPAAEARTTLEELASALEASGAPTDETVGLDDVAARLCAVADLASSAGLARLSDTARCAAEAVACLLEVGAGPASAGFSRIAEVTRQMLAFLSQIEHTEAGGDVDLKTWTDRLVDAADAARAVAAEAREAAAVPAAPPPAVASLRDDVDPDPPPGVPPELAEIFGIEAHDHLEVIATAVASVAAGGEPRQGLLALRRSVHTLKGAAGMVGFRAVSRLAHRMEDLLDGLCEGETALSPDTLHLLVHTGDLLQDLIDGVGNREARRSAIVRLHEEYDRVLGSPTAAAPPVRAGVPSGRASAPPDTHAEANATGRAIRQQRVDQTPVRPPTAPGMAAVPDAERTRRPLRVSLDRLDGLVREVGELLVSRSGIEQRLRGLSAQAGEMALAVERLHRIATRLETEYEVMTLGGNLDRRFGRHGGDHSRPVSAHDFDELELDRYTDFHLITRELIETSTDLSTIGRHVTDAVAELDGRFDGLGQIAATLQDDLMAVRLVPLATIAGRLERTVRRAAEQQGKRVDFVLKGGEHTIDTGVIDQIVDALLHLLRNAVDHGIEPPDVREAKGRPPQGRVTVAASRHGSQIVIRVEDDGTGIDYARLRERAIEGGFMSAAAAASNQALEALMFLPGFSTRTRVSEISGRGIGLDVVQTSVRALDGRVGVESAAGGGTIFTLRLPLTLAIVRSLLVRVDERLYAIPQASIREVRRMARHDVDARDCVEIGDGSCRRVFLADVLGLPRHPLAVAEGVPGGSAEAVTVLAIDVDGEPVALVVDGFTDMRDLVVKPLPAHVRRVGGIAGASVLGDGRVVLILNPEDLLRRPVAAPAVTVTPVSEAGRRVVTVLIVDDSVSVRRVLAGVVEGAGWRSIQARDGLEALEYLQRVDEPPDLILLDIEMPRLDGFELTQVLRSQDAYRDVPIVVISSRANEKHRERAAALGATEYLVKPFLEDTLLAVMRRLTMGREGAAA; this is encoded by the coding sequence ATGATGACGCCTTTTCCGGCCGCCGAGGCGCGAACGACACTCGAGGAGCTCGCCTCCGCGCTCGAAGCGTCGGGCGCGCCCACCGACGAAACGGTGGGGCTCGATGACGTGGCGGCCCGGCTCTGCGCGGTCGCGGACCTCGCGAGCAGCGCCGGCCTCGCTCGGCTGAGCGACACCGCTCGCTGTGCCGCCGAAGCCGTGGCCTGCCTCCTCGAGGTCGGGGCGGGGCCGGCGTCCGCGGGCTTCAGCCGCATCGCCGAGGTGACGCGACAGATGCTCGCCTTTTTGTCGCAGATCGAGCACACCGAAGCCGGAGGCGACGTCGACCTGAAGACCTGGACCGACCGGCTCGTCGATGCGGCCGACGCCGCCCGCGCCGTCGCGGCTGAAGCACGCGAGGCCGCTGCCGTCCCCGCCGCGCCACCTCCGGCCGTCGCCAGTCTCCGCGACGACGTCGACCCGGACCCACCGCCCGGTGTGCCCCCCGAGCTGGCCGAGATCTTCGGCATCGAAGCCCACGACCACCTCGAGGTCATCGCCACGGCGGTGGCGAGCGTCGCCGCAGGTGGCGAGCCGCGCCAGGGCCTCCTGGCGCTGCGGCGCAGCGTGCACACCCTGAAGGGCGCGGCCGGCATGGTAGGGTTCCGCGCGGTGAGCCGCCTCGCCCACCGCATGGAAGACCTGCTCGATGGCCTCTGCGAGGGCGAGACGGCCCTGTCGCCCGACACCCTCCATCTGCTCGTCCACACCGGCGACCTGCTGCAGGATCTCATCGACGGTGTGGGGAACCGCGAGGCCCGGCGCTCCGCGATCGTCCGGCTGCACGAGGAGTACGACCGGGTCCTCGGCTCGCCGACGGCCGCCGCACCACCGGTTCGCGCCGGCGTGCCATCGGGTCGCGCCAGCGCGCCACCCGACACGCACGCGGAGGCCAACGCGACCGGGCGCGCGATACGCCAGCAACGCGTGGACCAGACCCCGGTGCGACCGCCGACCGCGCCGGGGATGGCGGCCGTACCCGACGCCGAGCGGACGCGCCGCCCGCTTCGCGTGTCGCTCGATCGCCTCGACGGGCTCGTCCGCGAGGTGGGCGAACTGCTCGTCAGTCGATCGGGCATCGAGCAGCGGCTTCGTGGGCTCTCGGCCCAGGCTGGGGAGATGGCGCTCGCCGTCGAGCGCCTCCACCGCATCGCGACACGCCTTGAAACCGAGTACGAGGTGATGACGCTCGGCGGCAACCTGGACCGTCGGTTCGGCCGCCACGGTGGTGACCACTCGCGCCCGGTCTCCGCGCACGACTTCGACGAGCTCGAGCTCGATCGCTACACCGACTTCCACCTGATCACACGCGAGCTCATCGAGACTTCGACCGACCTCAGCACCATCGGCCGCCACGTGACCGACGCGGTCGCCGAACTCGACGGACGGTTCGACGGCCTCGGGCAGATCGCGGCAACGCTGCAGGACGACCTGATGGCGGTCCGTCTGGTCCCGCTCGCCACGATCGCGGGACGCCTCGAGCGGACCGTTCGCCGCGCCGCCGAGCAGCAGGGCAAGCGCGTGGACTTCGTCCTGAAGGGGGGGGAGCACACGATCGACACGGGGGTCATCGACCAGATCGTCGACGCGCTGCTCCATCTGCTTCGCAACGCCGTCGATCACGGCATCGAGCCACCGGACGTGCGCGAGGCGAAGGGACGTCCGCCGCAGGGCCGCGTCACGGTGGCCGCGTCACGCCACGGCAGCCAGATCGTCATCCGCGTCGAGGACGATGGTACGGGGATCGATTACGCGCGCCTCCGCGAGCGCGCGATTGAAGGCGGCTTCATGTCGGCCGCCGCCGCGGCGTCGAACCAGGCGCTCGAAGCCCTGATGTTCCTGCCCGGCTTCTCGACGAGGACGAGGGTGAGCGAGATCTCCGGGCGCGGCATCGGACTCGATGTCGTTCAGACCAGCGTCAGGGCACTCGATGGCCGGGTCGGCGTGGAGTCGGCGGCGGGCGGCGGCACCATCTTCACCCTGCGGCTGCCACTGACGCTCGCCATCGTCCGCTCGCTGCTCGTGCGGGTGGACGAGCGGCTCTACGCCATCCCCCAGGCGTCGATCCGCGAAGTCCGCCGGATGGCGCGCCACGACGTCGACGCGCGCGACTGCGTCGAGATCGGCGACGGCTCGTGCCGGCGGGTCTTCCTGGCCGACGTGCTCGGCCTGCCTCGCCACCCCCTGGCCGTGGCGGAGGGGGTGCCCGGCGGGTCGGCCGAAGCGGTCACGGTCCTCGCGATCGACGTGGATGGGGAGCCGGTGGCGCTCGTGGTGGATGGCTTCACCGACATGCGCGACCTGGTCGTCAAGCCGTTGCCGGCGCACGTGCGCCGCGTCGGCGGGATCGCCGGCGCCTCAGTGCTCGGCGACGGCCGCGTGGTGCTCATCCTCAACCCGGAGGACCTGCTGCGCCGGCCCGTGGCGGCACCTGCCGTGACGGTCACACCGGTCTCCGAGGCTGGCCGCCGCGTCGTCACCGTGCTCATCGTCGACGACTCGGTGAGTGTCCGGCGCGTCCTGGCTGGCGTCGTCGAAGGAGCGGGCTGGCGGTCGATCCAGGCGCGCGACGGTCTCGAGGCACTCGAGTACTTGCAGCGAGTGGACGAGCCGCCCGACCTCATCCTCCTCGACATCGAGATGCCCCGTCTCGATGGCTTCGAGCTGACGCAGGTGCTGCGCAGCCAGGACGCGTATCGCGACGTGCCGATCGTGGTCATCTCGTCGCGGGCGAACGAGAAGCACCGCGAGCGGGCGGCTGCGCTTGGGGCGACCGAGTACCTCGTCAAGCCGTTCCTCGAGGACACTCTCCTGGCCGTGATGCGGCGTCTCACGATGGGCCGCGAGGGCGCCGCCGCCTGA
- a CDS encoding zf-HC2 domain-containing protein — protein MLTGERDVGGLRCSEVLAALGDYADGDLAPAMVARIHDHLRGCDLCERFGQQYSDLLAVLCRDVAAAGPIDAGVGRRLRARLGIG, from the coding sequence ATGCTGACGGGTGAACGTGACGTGGGCGGGCTGCGCTGCTCGGAGGTCCTCGCCGCGCTCGGCGACTACGCCGACGGGGACCTCGCGCCAGCCATGGTGGCCCGCATCCACGACCACCTGCGAGGCTGCGATCTTTGCGAGCGCTTCGGCCAGCAGTACTCCGATCTCCTGGCGGTCCTGTGTCGGGACGTCGCGGCAGCGGGGCCGATCGACGCCGGTGTCGGCCGCCGACTCAGGGCGCGCCTGGGTATCGGCTGA
- a CDS encoding sigma-70 family RNA polymerase sigma factor codes for MPDPSFELGALSDEALLGCTASGDREAFAQLVTRHEARIFRYARALAADHQAAEDLLQQTFLAALQSAGSFRGESSVRTWLFTIARHAAFRARARRDREPLEPVPLEDLGRLAGWGQPDPEQALMAAERRARLMAALESLAPDDREILTLRDLEGYSGEEVAALLGLGVAAMKSRLHRARLRLAASVRKGDHDADG; via the coding sequence GTGCCCGACCCGTCGTTCGAGCTCGGCGCGCTGAGCGACGAGGCGTTGCTCGGGTGCACCGCTTCAGGTGACCGCGAGGCCTTCGCGCAGCTCGTGACGCGCCACGAGGCGCGCATCTTTCGCTACGCGAGGGCCCTGGCCGCCGACCACCAGGCGGCCGAGGACCTCCTGCAGCAGACCTTCCTGGCCGCTCTGCAGTCGGCGGGGAGTTTCCGCGGCGAGTCGAGCGTGCGCACCTGGCTGTTCACGATCGCCCGTCACGCCGCCTTCCGCGCCAGGGCCCGCCGGGACCGGGAACCGCTCGAGCCGGTGCCCCTCGAGGACCTCGGTCGCCTGGCCGGCTGGGGCCAGCCCGATCCCGAGCAGGCGCTGATGGCCGCCGAGCGCCGGGCCAGGCTCATGGCCGCGCTGGAGTCCCTCGCGCCCGACGACCGGGAGATTCTCACCCTTCGCGATCTCGAGGGCTATTCCGGCGAAGAGGTCGCGGCCCTGCTCGGCCTGGGTGTCGCCGCGATGAAGAGTCGCCTCCACCGGGCCAGGCTTCGGCTTGCCGCGTCCGTGCGGAAGGGAGACCACGATGCTGACGGGTGA
- a CDS encoding DUF2892 domain-containing protein, protein MATVFGVNEHPIERAVRVVVGLGLLAITQIGPQTAWGYLGVVPLLTGAIGNCPVYSLFGISTCPTRRSSSAR, encoded by the coding sequence ATGGCGACTGTGTTTGGCGTCAACGAACATCCCATCGAACGTGCGGTTCGCGTCGTGGTGGGCCTCGGCCTGTTGGCCATCACTCAGATCGGACCGCAGACGGCCTGGGGGTACCTTGGGGTGGTGCCGCTGCTGACCGGCGCCATCGGCAACTGCCCCGTCTACTCGTTGTTCGGGATCTCCACGTGCCCGACCCGTCGTTCGAGCTCGGCGCGCTGA